A region of the Pedococcus aerophilus genome:
CAGGGAGGCAGCCGGGGACAACTGGACCGACAACGACCTCGTCTTCTGCACCGATTCCGGGCTCGCCCTGGACTCGGCGAACGTCCGCCGTGCCTTCCGCAGCGTCGTGCGCCGAGCTGGCTTGGTCGACGGGACGTGGACACCCCGCGAGCTCCGGCACAGCTTCGTCTCGATCCTGTCCGAGGCGGGAGTCCCCCTGGAGGAGATCGCCCGGCTGGTCGGCCACCGGAGCACCACGGTCACCGAGGCGGTTTACCGAAAGCAGCTCAGACCCGTGCTGACCGAGGGCGCGGAGGCCATGGACCGCATCTTCGTGCCGGAGGACGTCCGCCCGCGTCCGGACTCCGTTTCGACACCGGAACCGGACCCAAAAACGGATCCTTAGTCAAGCAGTTAGTCAAGCATCGCCCTTGAGGGCCGATTCGAAGCCCTACGAACAACAGCCCCTGACCGGCGTTTCCGCAGGTCAGGGGCTGTTTCGTTCTGGTGGGCGATACTGGGTTTGAACCAGTGACCTCTTCCGTGTCAAGGAAGCGCGCTACCACTGCGCCAATCGCCCGAGGTGGAGCATTTCGGGTTCGTACGTAGTCGAGGTGGAGACGGGATTTGAACCCGTGTACGCGGCTTTGCAGGCCGCTGCCTCGCCTCTCGGCCACTCCACCGTGAAGGCGGTCAAACCCTCCGAGCGGATGACCGGGCTCGAACCGGCGACCTCAACCTTGGCAAGGTTGCGCTCTACCAACTGAGCTACATCCGCATTACACGCGCGTTGGTGACGAACGAGAAGCTTTTGGCTACCCGCTGCGCGTGCGTAGAAAACTTATCGGATCAGGCGCTTCCTCTCCAAATTGGGTGTCGTCCGTGTCGTCGGGCACGGGGGTCAGCGGCTTGCGCGCCTCCTCCTTCAGACCCTCCAACGACCCCGCCAGCTCCGCCTCAGCCGTGCTCAACCGGCCCTCGTCGGAGCTCGTATGGCGCGTGCTCACCCCTGCGTGGACCGCTCCGTTCCGCGTGCTGGCCTCCTGAGCAGCCAGCAGCCCGGCGACGCCCCCGGAGGCCGCAGCAGCAGCCGGGACGGGCGCAGGACGCAACGAACCCGGCGCGGAGGGACCAGCCTTGCGCTCGGCCAGCCGCTTCTTCACCCACGTGACGAGCTGGGCGCGCAGCGACTCGCGCTCCTCGACCGGCCACAGCATCCGGATGGCGGCGTTCAGGGCGGCCCCGATGAGGACGGCGATGGCCAGGGCGTAGAGGAAGATCAACAGGGCGATCGGCGCCGACAACGGCCCGTAGATCGACGTCCCACCCAGCGAGGCCGCGATGGTGCCGCGCAGCACGTACGACGACAGCGACCACAGGACGAGCGTCAGCACCGCCCCGGGCACGTCGCGCATCCACGGGGTGCGCCGCGGGGTGGAGATGTGGAACAGCGTCGCGATGCTCGCCACGGCCAGGACGGTCACGACCGGCCAGTAGAGCCAGGCGAGGAACTCGGTCTCCTTCGGCAGCAGGTCACGCAGCCAGGTCGGTCCGATCACGACCAGCGGGATGACGACGACGCCGACCACGAGGGAGAGGAAGTACAGCGTCAGCGACAGGGCGCGGGTCCGGACGATGCCGCGCACCCCCGACTGCCCGTACATGATCGAGATGGTGTCGACGAAGACGTTGAGCGCGCGCGAGCCGGACCAGACCGACAGCAGGAAGCCGACCGAGATGAGGTCGAACCGGCCGTCGGTGAACACGTCCTGCACCGTCGGTAGCAGCGTGCCCTGGATCAGCCCAGGGGTGAGGAACCGCTCTGCCCACTCCTGGATGCCGGCGATGATCTGCTGCACGGTGCTCTGCCCCAGCCACTTGCCGAGGTAGCCGACGCCACCGAAGAGCCCCAGCACCAACGGCGGCAGCGAGAGCAGCATGAAGAAGCCTGCCTCGGACGCCAAACCGGTCACCCGGTACTTCAGGCAGACCCTGATCGTCTCCACCGTCATCCGGGCCACGGACATGGCTCCGGGCACGCGCACCAGCTCGCGTCGGACCCGCGCCTTCACACTCACCCGACCACGGTATCCCGCATACTCTGCCGTCGTGCCCACCCACGCCGTCACCAACCAGGTCCCGCCCCTCCCGGACTACAACGCGCTGACCGCCAATCCCGCGCTCTCCGAGGCTGTTCGACGCTGGGCCGATGACGCGGCACACGACGAGGTGGAGCAGCTGGGAGCGCACTCGGGGTCGGCGCAGGCGCGCGTCTGGGCCGAGCAGGCGAACACCCACCACCCCGTCCTGCGCACCCACTCCCCCACCGGCGAACGCCTCGACGAGGTCGACTTCCACCCGGCGTGGCACGCGCTCATGGACGTCGCCGTCAGCGGCGGACTCACGGCCGAGCCGTGGACGCAGCCCGGGGGACGCGGGGCGCACGTGCGTCGCGCGGCCGGGTTCACGACGTGGTCCGAGGTCGAGCAGGGACACCTGTGCCCCGTCTCCATGACGTATGCCGCCGCGCCGGCCCTCGCGGCGAACCCCGCCCTCGCGGCGCGCTGGGTCCCCCAGCTCGCCTCGCGCAGCTACGACTCCGGGCTCCGTCCGCTCGACGCCAAGTCCGGGGCGATCGCGGGCATGGGCATGACGGAGAAGCAGGGCGGCTCGGACGTCCGCGCCAACACCACCCGGGCGGTCCTCACCAAGGACGGTCCCGTCGCAGGCGGGGACACGTACCGCCTGACCGGTCACAAGTGGTTCTGCTCGGCACCGATGAGTGACGCGTTCCTCGTGCTGGCCCAGACCGAGGCCGGCATCGGGTGCTTCCTCGTGCCACGGGTCCTCGACGACGGCGAGCGGAATCCCTTTGCGCTGCAGCGCCTCAAGGACAAGCTGGGCAACCGTTCCAACGCGTCGTCCGAGGTCGAGCTCGAGGGCACGTGGGGCGTGCGCGTCGGCGACGAGGGCCGCGGCATCCGCACGATCCTCGACATGGTCGCCGCGACCCGGCTCGACTGCATCCTCGGCTCGTCGGCCACGATGCGGGCGGCCCTGCTCCGTGCCGTCCACCACGCACGGCACCGCCGCGCCTTCGGCGACCTGCTCGTCGACCAGCCGCTCATGCAGAACGTCCTCGCGGACCTGGCGCTGGAGTCCGAGGCTGCGACGACGCTCGCGCTGCGGCTCGCGCACGCGGTCGACGAGGGCGACACGGCCTTCTCCCGGCTCGGCGTGGCGCTCGGCAAGTACTGGGTCTGCAAGCGGACGCCGGTGATGGTGGCCGAGGCCCTGGAGTGCCTGGGCGGCAACGGGTACGTCGAGGAGAACGGCCTTGCCCGGCTGTACCGCGAGGCGCCGCTCAACTCGATCTGGGAAGGCTCGGGAAACGTCAACGCCCTCGACGTCCTGCGGGCCGCCAGCCGTGAACCCGCATCGGTCGAGGCCTACCTCGACGAGGTCCGCCGCGCCCGCGGTCACCATCCGGCACTGGACCAGGCGATCGCCGCGCTGCCGGACGTCCTGGCCCGGGCCTCTGACCCGGACGCGCAGGCGAGTGCCCGCACGTTGGTCGAGCGGCTCGCCCTCACGCTGCAGGCCGCCCTGCTGGCCCAGCACGCCCCGGCGGTCGTCGCGGACGCCTTCATCGCCAGCCGTCTCGGTGGTGACCACGGCGTGACGTTCGGGACGCTCGACGCGGGCCTCAGCTCGACAGCAGCGGTGGGCCTGGTCGAGCGGGCGTTCGCCACTTGACCGAGGCGCGCCACCCACGAACGGATGATCGACGCGGACGCACGGCGGCCGCATACTCGGCAGCATGAGAGGTCAACCCGGACGGGGAGCCTTGATCGGGCTCTTCCTCGGTGCCGTGACTGCGGCGCTCGTCGTCCTGCTGCCTGCAGCGATGAAGGGCCTCAACTACATGGACGTCCTCGACCCGCTGCTCTACATCGGCGCCCCGATCGTCGTGCTCTCAGCGTGCGGCGGTGCCATGCTCGGCGCGCCGGCGCCGCGGCCACAGCACGAGGTGTGGATCCGCCCCATCCGCAAACCCGGCCCTGCCGCCATGGTGGCCGGCGGCTTCGTGCTGCTGACGATCTGCGCGATCGCCGTCTGGGTCCTGCTCTGGGGGTTCGGCCACGCCCCGGCGCCGCCAGGGCTGCGCCAGCTCTGAACCGTTGGTCCTGGATCCGTTGGTCCTGGATCCGTTGGTCCTGGATCCGCTAGTCCTGGATCACCGAGAGGACGTTGCCGGCCGGGTCGGTGAACCACGCGATCAGCGGGCCGCCACCGCGGAAGATCCCGTTGTCGTCGGTCGCCATCGGCGTCCCCTCGTACTTCTCGAACTGCACGCCGGCGTCGGTGAGAGCGCCGACGGCCGCCTCGATGTCGGCGACGGGGAAGTTCAGGACGGTGAAGCCTGCGGGCACGTGGTCGGGCTTCGGGTAGATGGTCGCGCGGTGTCCACCGCCGAGGTGCAGCGTGAGGATGCCCATCTGCTCGCTCACCTCGAGACCGAGGACGCCGCCGTAGAAGGCACGCGCCGCCTCGATGTCGTCGGCCGAGAATCCGCTGAATGCCTTCGAGTCGCTGAGCATGCCCAGCTCCTTTCGCTCAGTGGCAGCAGCG
Encoded here:
- a CDS encoding YihY/virulence factor BrkB family protein is translated as MSVKARVRRELVRVPGAMSVARMTVETIRVCLKYRVTGLASEAGFFMLLSLPPLVLGLFGGVGYLGKWLGQSTVQQIIAGIQEWAERFLTPGLIQGTLLPTVQDVFTDGRFDLISVGFLLSVWSGSRALNVFVDTISIMYGQSGVRGIVRTRALSLTLYFLSLVVGVVVIPLVVIGPTWLRDLLPKETEFLAWLYWPVVTVLAVASIATLFHISTPRRTPWMRDVPGAVLTLVLWSLSSYVLRGTIAASLGGTSIYGPLSAPIALLIFLYALAIAVLIGAALNAAIRMLWPVEERESLRAQLVTWVKKRLAERKAGPSAPGSLRPAPVPAAAAASGGVAGLLAAQEASTRNGAVHAGVSTRHTSSDEGRLSTAEAELAGSLEGLKEEARKPLTPVPDDTDDTQFGEEAPDPISFLRTRSG
- a CDS encoding acyl-CoA dehydrogenase family protein codes for the protein MPTHAVTNQVPPLPDYNALTANPALSEAVRRWADDAAHDEVEQLGAHSGSAQARVWAEQANTHHPVLRTHSPTGERLDEVDFHPAWHALMDVAVSGGLTAEPWTQPGGRGAHVRRAAGFTTWSEVEQGHLCPVSMTYAAAPALAANPALAARWVPQLASRSYDSGLRPLDAKSGAIAGMGMTEKQGGSDVRANTTRAVLTKDGPVAGGDTYRLTGHKWFCSAPMSDAFLVLAQTEAGIGCFLVPRVLDDGERNPFALQRLKDKLGNRSNASSEVELEGTWGVRVGDEGRGIRTILDMVAATRLDCILGSSATMRAALLRAVHHARHRRAFGDLLVDQPLMQNVLADLALESEAATTLALRLAHAVDEGDTAFSRLGVALGKYWVCKRTPVMVAEALECLGGNGYVEENGLARLYREAPLNSIWEGSGNVNALDVLRAASREPASVEAYLDEVRRARGHHPALDQAIAALPDVLARASDPDAQASARTLVERLALTLQAALLAQHAPAVVADAFIASRLGGDHGVTFGTLDAGLSSTAAVGLVERAFAT
- a CDS encoding VOC family protein, whose amino-acid sequence is MLSDSKAFSGFSADDIEAARAFYGGVLGLEVSEQMGILTLHLGGGHRATIYPKPDHVPAGFTVLNFPVADIEAAVGALTDAGVQFEKYEGTPMATDDNGIFRGGGPLIAWFTDPAGNVLSVIQD